The Solirubrobacterales bacterium genome contains a region encoding:
- a CDS encoding penicillin-binding protein 2 yields MQLIERRIGLLSAIFLLFFVLALGRASKLMVVDHASLKAQANGQQVGDITVPAPRGAILDRNGNELAVSTDAADVSATPYLVKDVPKVSAQLAPLLDRSPEQIAVKLADRKSGFVYLARSVPGAIVAKIEKLKIAGIDTAPTTKRAYPGKTMASQVLGFVGTEGTGLSGLEYRWEKQLHGSDGERRVVKDGKGDAISTVDVAKMQPGENLKLTLDSQLQLQTEAVMKQVAANYSPQGASAIVMDPRDGSILAMTNYPTLDANDPAAAKPEAMQNRAVGFNYEPGSTFKAVTVAGALSDKKVTPSTVFDLPTLLQVADREIEDSEERGPVSLPVSQIIAKSSNVGTVKISQTMTDARFDSWVRKFGFGRPTGIDLSGEEQGLVLGYKDYSGVSKANFAIGQGLAVTPIQMATAYSAIANGGILRPPHIVESIGGKPTRRKAGERVISARVAAQLRTMLEGVLSPGGTASEAAIPGYKLAGKTGTAEVFDTVAGEYSKSKYVASFIGFAPAKNPQLLVSVVVNQPQGQIYGGKVAAPAFQEILNFALPYLKIPPD; encoded by the coding sequence ATGCAGCTGATCGAACGCCGCATCGGTCTGCTTTCGGCGATTTTCCTGCTGTTCTTCGTGCTGGCGCTCGGACGCGCGTCGAAGCTGATGGTGGTCGATCACGCGTCGCTCAAGGCACAGGCCAACGGGCAGCAGGTCGGCGATATCACTGTTCCCGCTCCGCGTGGCGCAATCCTCGACCGAAACGGAAACGAGCTCGCGGTTTCGACCGACGCAGCCGATGTCTCGGCGACTCCATACCTCGTGAAGGACGTTCCGAAGGTCAGCGCCCAGCTCGCGCCGCTGCTTGATCGGTCGCCCGAGCAGATCGCGGTCAAACTGGCCGATCGCAAAAGCGGTTTCGTCTACCTCGCCCGAAGCGTCCCCGGGGCGATCGTCGCCAAGATCGAGAAGCTCAAGATCGCGGGGATAGACACGGCCCCGACGACAAAGCGTGCCTACCCCGGCAAGACGATGGCTTCACAGGTGCTCGGCTTTGTCGGTACCGAGGGAACGGGGCTTTCCGGACTGGAATACCGCTGGGAGAAGCAACTGCACGGCAGCGACGGTGAGCGCCGCGTCGTCAAGGACGGAAAGGGCGATGCGATCTCGACCGTGGACGTCGCGAAGATGCAGCCGGGTGAGAACCTCAAGCTGACACTCGACAGCCAGCTTCAGCTTCAGACCGAAGCCGTCATGAAGCAGGTCGCGGCGAACTACTCACCGCAGGGCGCATCGGCGATCGTGATGGACCCGCGCGACGGCAGCATCCTCGCGATGACCAACTACCCGACGCTCGACGCCAACGACCCAGCGGCCGCGAAGCCCGAGGCGATGCAGAACCGCGCGGTTGGCTTCAACTACGAGCCCGGCTCGACTTTCAAGGCCGTGACAGTCGCTGGAGCGCTCTCCGACAAGAAGGTCACGCCGAGCACCGTTTTTGATCTGCCCACGCTGCTCCAGGTGGCTGACCGCGAGATCGAGGACTCCGAGGAGCGCGGACCGGTGAGCCTCCCGGTCTCGCAGATCATCGCCAAGTCCTCAAACGTGGGCACGGTCAAGATCTCTCAGACGATGACGGACGCGCGATTCGATTCCTGGGTGCGCAAGTTCGGCTTCGGCCGACCGACCGGCATCGATCTCTCGGGCGAGGAGCAGGGACTGGTGCTCGGGTACAAGGACTACTCCGGCGTCTCCAAGGCGAACTTTGCGATCGGTCAGGGCCTCGCCGTCACGCCGATCCAGATGGCGACCGCCTACTCGGCGATCGCCAACGGCGGCATCCTGCGACCGCCGCACATCGTCGAATCAATCGGCGGCAAGCCGACCAGGCGCAAGGCGGGCGAGCGTGTCATCTCCGCGCGTGTGGCCGCGCAGCTGCGCACGATGCTCGAGGGCGTCCTGAGCCCCGGTGGTACGGCGTCCGAGGCCGCGATCCCCGGCTACAAGCTCGCTGGAAAGACGGGTACTGCCGAGGTATTCGACACCGTGGCCGGCGAATACTCAAAGTCCAAGTACGTGGCGTCGTTCATCGGCTTTGCTCCGGCGAAGAACCCACAGCTGCTGGTCTCGGTCGTCGTGAACCAGCCCCAGGGCCAAATCTACGGCGGCAAGGTCGCCGCGCCGGCCTTCCAGGAAATCTTGAACTTCGCGCTGCCGTACCTGAAGATTCCACCCGACTGA
- a CDS encoding UDP-N-acetylmuramoyl-L-alanyl-D-glutamate--2,6-diaminopimelate ligase has translation MDLGELTGDATLAGTEISDLVYSSRDSTPGSLFFCVRGFTADGHVFAPDAINRGAAAIVCERPLGLGVPELVVEDARAAMPALARRFFRDPSRDVDVIGITGTNGKTTIAYLVRQILESAGKPCALLGTVAWIIGGVETPAERTTPEAIDLVRALRTMADSGEKACALEVSSHALELGRADEVAFAAAVFTNLTQDHLDFHETMEDYFAAKRLLFESNPGVAIVNVDDEYGRRLAEDFASVTYSAEGAAADYRATDVEFDATGSRFTCEHNGGEIRASVRLPGLFNVANALAALATCIELGVRADTAAEALATATGAPGRFEPVASGQDFGVFVDYAHTPDSIENVLRAARSLPHNRVISIVGAGGDRDKTKRPLMGAAAAAASDVVYITSDNPRSEEPSTIIEEVLAGALPAAEASGARVEDVVDRRAAIERAVAEAQSGDIVFVFGKGHEQGQEFADGRKIPFDDATVVRESLALQA, from the coding sequence ATGGATCTCGGAGAGCTGACCGGCGATGCGACACTGGCGGGGACGGAGATTTCCGACCTCGTCTACTCCTCGCGTGACTCCACGCCCGGCAGCCTGTTCTTCTGCGTGCGCGGCTTCACCGCCGACGGCCATGTGTTCGCGCCGGACGCCATCAACCGAGGCGCGGCCGCGATCGTCTGCGAGCGGCCACTTGGACTGGGCGTCCCGGAGCTTGTCGTAGAAGACGCCCGTGCAGCGATGCCGGCCCTCGCGCGGCGCTTCTTCAGGGACCCGAGCCGTGATGTTGACGTGATCGGCATAACAGGCACGAACGGCAAAACGACGATCGCGTATCTCGTGCGCCAGATCCTTGAATCCGCGGGTAAGCCCTGTGCTCTCCTCGGCACGGTTGCATGGATCATCGGCGGCGTCGAAACCCCGGCCGAGCGCACCACGCCCGAGGCGATCGACCTCGTTCGCGCCTTGCGCACGATGGCCGACTCGGGCGAGAAGGCTTGCGCACTAGAGGTCTCATCGCATGCCCTCGAGCTGGGCCGCGCAGACGAAGTTGCCTTCGCTGCAGCTGTATTCACGAACCTCACCCAGGACCACCTCGACTTCCACGAGACGATGGAGGACTACTTCGCGGCCAAGCGGTTGCTGTTTGAATCGAACCCCGGGGTGGCGATCGTCAACGTTGACGACGAGTACGGCCGTCGCCTGGCTGAAGACTTTGCGTCGGTCACGTATTCGGCTGAAGGCGCGGCGGCGGACTATCGCGCGACCGACGTTGAGTTCGACGCCACTGGATCGCGCTTCACCTGCGAACACAACGGCGGCGAGATTCGCGCGTCGGTGCGACTGCCCGGACTCTTCAACGTCGCCAACGCGCTTGCTGCGCTCGCCACATGCATTGAGCTCGGAGTTCGCGCGGATACCGCGGCGGAGGCGTTGGCGACGGCAACCGGAGCCCCCGGTCGTTTTGAACCGGTCGCGAGCGGCCAGGACTTTGGCGTCTTCGTTGACTACGCACACACGCCCGACTCGATCGAGAACGTCCTGCGCGCCGCAAGGAGCCTTCCGCACAATCGCGTGATCTCGATCGTCGGCGCGGGCGGTGACCGTGACAAGACCAAACGCCCGCTGATGGGCGCCGCGGCTGCCGCTGCATCTGATGTCGTCTACATCACGTCCGACAATCCGCGCTCAGAAGAGCCGTCCACGATCATCGAGGAAGTACTTGCCGGCGCGCTGCCAGCGGCCGAGGCATCGGGCGCGCGCGTCGAGGATGTCGTTGATCGTCGTGCTGCCATTGAACGTGCCGTCGCCGAGGCCCAGTCCGGCGACATCGTCTTCGTCTTTGGCAAGGGGCACGAACAGGGACAGGAGTTTGCCGACGGGCGCAAGATTCCGTTTGATGACGCCACGGTAGTGCGCGAGTCATTGGCGCTGCAGGCATGA
- a CDS encoding UDP-N-acetylmuramoyl-tripeptide--D-alanyl-D-alanine ligase, with protein sequence MIELSAAQLAESIGARDPGGDASQPTRVVIDSREAGPGDLFFGIAGENVDGGSYAQAVIDQGAWGVVITGEHSASGANVFVVDDPTVALGRLANRWRHELGAKVIGVTGSTGKTSTKDILAALLGKSMSVVSTPANRNTEIGMPLTILGAPKGTRALVLEMAMRGANQIDELARIAEPDVGCIVNVGPVHLEQLGSVENVAAAKAELIARLANDATAVMPADEPLLDRHIRSDIATVRFGPGGDVRLLDEDAADELRIATPHGEVRIVPSFKERYLTRNLLAAVACAQAVGAPADGDLTVNFSSLRGEVSEVLGGVTLINDCYNANPISMRAALDNLADAGGRHIAVLGGMGELGVDSTRFHHEVAQHAADSGVDFLVTVGDLGGAYGDGYVGSIEHVASPEAAAYVVRRVAEPGDTVLVKGSRSVGLERVGEILVNASRNHVDSGPGGRAADG encoded by the coding sequence ATGATCGAACTGTCGGCAGCGCAGCTTGCCGAGAGCATCGGCGCGCGAGATCCGGGCGGCGATGCCAGCCAGCCGACCCGCGTCGTTATCGACTCGCGCGAGGCCGGTCCAGGCGACCTCTTCTTCGGGATCGCGGGCGAGAACGTTGACGGAGGGTCATACGCGCAGGCAGTGATCGATCAGGGTGCGTGGGGCGTCGTGATCACTGGCGAACACTCTGCGAGTGGCGCAAATGTATTTGTGGTCGACGATCCGACCGTTGCGCTCGGCCGACTTGCAAATCGTTGGCGGCATGAACTCGGCGCAAAGGTGATCGGCGTGACTGGTTCGACCGGCAAGACCTCGACGAAGGACATCCTCGCGGCGCTGCTCGGCAAATCGATGAGCGTCGTGTCGACGCCCGCCAACAGGAACACCGAGATCGGGATGCCGCTGACGATCCTCGGAGCGCCCAAGGGCACGCGGGCGTTGGTGCTTGAAATGGCCATGCGTGGGGCGAACCAGATCGACGAGCTGGCGCGGATCGCCGAACCTGACGTCGGCTGCATCGTCAACGTCGGGCCCGTTCACCTTGAACAGCTCGGCAGCGTCGAGAACGTGGCTGCCGCGAAGGCCGAATTGATCGCGCGGCTGGCAAACGACGCGACCGCTGTCATGCCCGCCGACGAGCCGCTGCTTGATCGGCACATTCGCAGCGATATCGCAACCGTCCGGTTCGGACCGGGCGGCGACGTCCGCCTGCTCGATGAAGATGCCGCGGACGAGTTGAGGATTGCGACCCCCCATGGAGAAGTTCGGATCGTCCCTTCGTTCAAGGAGCGTTACCTGACGCGTAACCTGCTCGCTGCCGTGGCCTGTGCTCAGGCCGTCGGCGCGCCCGCGGACGGTGATCTCACTGTGAATTTCTCTTCACTGCGCGGGGAGGTCAGCGAGGTGCTCGGTGGAGTCACATTGATAAACGACTGTTACAACGCCAATCCCATCTCGATGCGCGCCGCGCTCGACAATCTCGCCGATGCCGGAGGCAGGCACATCGCGGTTCTCGGCGGAATGGGCGAGCTAGGGGTCGACTCCACACGTTTTCACCACGAAGTCGCTCAGCACGCCGCCGACAGCGGGGTGGATTTTCTGGTCACCGTCGGCGATCTTGGCGGCGCGTACGGCGACGGCTATGTCGGCTCAATCGAGCACGTGGCCAGCCCTGAGGCCGCGGCGTATGTGGTCCGCCGGGTTGCCGAGCCAGGCGACACCGTGCTCGTGAAGGGCTCGCGCTCGGTCGGCCTTGAGCGGGTCGGCGAGATTCTCGTCAACGCCAGCAGGAACCACGTCGATTCAGGCCCGGGGGGACGAGCGGCTGATGGGTGA
- a CDS encoding phospho-N-acetylmuramoyl-pentapeptide-transferase: MGEVLIAAMSTLLIAIFLGPQFIDFLRRREFGQHIRDEGPIEHHAKAGTPTMGGVIIFIAVVIPVFVLADITRAGTVAVIGTMLACAALGFADDWTKIVRKRSLGLPGRWKLFWQAVIAAGLWYVATQRAGLDSTVYLRVIDASIDLGYFYPVFVLLVVMGATNGVNLTDGLDGLAAGCAAIVFTTYTFMSANYNWHDLMLISACLAAGCIGFLWFNSFPAAIFMGDTGSLGLGGAIAALAVMTDTEILLVLIGGIFVIEALSVAIQVFWFKMFHKRVFLMAPIHHDFEMRGWSETKIILRFWIVAAGCAAVGFVLFLNPL; the protein is encoded by the coding sequence ATGGGTGAAGTTCTGATCGCAGCGATGTCGACGCTGCTCATCGCGATCTTCCTCGGGCCGCAGTTCATCGACTTCCTGCGCCGTCGCGAGTTCGGCCAGCACATCCGCGACGAGGGCCCGATCGAGCACCACGCCAAGGCCGGCACCCCGACGATGGGCGGCGTGATCATCTTCATTGCGGTCGTTATCCCCGTGTTTGTGCTGGCGGACATCACTCGCGCTGGCACCGTCGCGGTGATCGGCACGATGCTCGCATGCGCTGCACTGGGGTTTGCAGACGACTGGACGAAGATCGTTCGTAAACGCTCGCTCGGGCTGCCAGGGCGCTGGAAGCTGTTCTGGCAGGCCGTTATCGCGGCAGGCCTCTGGTACGTCGCAACCCAACGGGCCGGGCTCGACAGCACCGTCTACCTGCGCGTCATCGACGCCTCGATCGACCTTGGCTACTTCTATCCCGTGTTTGTCCTGCTTGTGGTGATGGGCGCGACGAACGGCGTGAACCTGACCGACGGACTCGACGGTCTGGCAGCGGGTTGCGCGGCGATCGTCTTCACGACCTACACATTCATGTCTGCCAACTACAACTGGCACGACCTGATGCTGATCTCGGCCTGCCTCGCCGCTGGTTGCATCGGCTTCCTCTGGTTCAACTCGTTTCCGGCGGCGATATTTATGGGGGATACGGGCTCGCTCGGCCTCGGCGGAGCCATCGCTGCGCTCGCCGTGATGACCGACACCGAGATTCTGCTCGTGTTGATCGGCGGGATCTTCGTGATCGAGGCGCTATCAGTTGCGATCCAGGTGTTCTGGTTCAAGATGTTCCACAAGCGTGTTTTCCTGATGGCACCGATCCACCACGACTTCGAGATGCGCGGCTGGTCGGAGACGAAGATCATCCTGCGCTTCTGGATCGTGGCCGCCGGCTGCGCTGCCGTCGGCTTCGTGCTTTTCCTGAATCCGCTCTAG
- a CDS encoding UDP-N-acetylmuramoyl-L-alanine--D-glutamate ligase gives MTTFESVPRPPIPTGSYLVVGLGKSGQSAAKLLIALGHRVVAVDRGSPSESDTLGDFGAEVHLNTDGAEFVDEVDNVVKSPGVPQEAAAIEAAKAEGKNVFGELELGWRLLPNPFIAVTGTNGKTTTTELLGQIYRDAGLPVAVAGNVGTPVCELVDNIDPEATVICEASSFQIEDAPEFAPECGILLNLAPDHLDRHHSFEKYRDAKLAMFAGQGPGQFAVTGPSIDLEVPGEGRKYKVPAPNLDAIADSIAVEGPHNKENAVIATQAAMLMGVDPLSIAGTLATFPGLPHRMELIGARRGVKYVNDSKATNVAATLAALGSYSGGAHALIGGSPKGEDFSVLKAAVERSCAAVYLNGATAPELTAALEGAAVPVRSFDTLDEAFAAAAAAARQGQTVLLSPAAASFDQFKNYEARGERFRELATAVAE, from the coding sequence GTGACAACGTTCGAATCTGTTCCCAGGCCACCTATCCCGACCGGCAGCTATCTCGTGGTCGGCCTTGGTAAGTCCGGCCAGTCGGCGGCCAAGCTGTTGATCGCGCTCGGGCACAGAGTTGTTGCCGTGGACCGCGGATCGCCCTCCGAAAGCGACACGCTCGGAGACTTCGGCGCAGAGGTGCACCTGAACACCGACGGAGCCGAGTTCGTGGACGAGGTCGACAACGTTGTGAAGAGCCCGGGCGTGCCGCAGGAGGCCGCGGCGATTGAAGCCGCAAAGGCCGAGGGCAAGAACGTCTTCGGCGAACTCGAGCTCGGTTGGCGCCTGCTGCCAAATCCATTCATCGCGGTCACCGGCACGAACGGTAAGACGACGACGACCGAGTTGCTCGGACAGATCTATCGCGACGCCGGATTGCCGGTTGCGGTCGCGGGCAATGTCGGCACGCCGGTTTGCGAGCTGGTTGACAACATCGATCCAGAGGCCACCGTGATCTGCGAGGCCTCGAGCTTTCAGATAGAAGACGCCCCGGAATTTGCGCCCGAGTGCGGGATTCTGCTCAACCTTGCGCCCGATCATCTCGATCGCCACCACAGTTTCGAGAAATACCGCGACGCCAAGCTCGCGATGTTCGCCGGGCAGGGCCCCGGCCAGTTCGCTGTCACGGGCCCGTCGATCGATCTTGAAGTCCCCGGCGAGGGCCGTAAATACAAAGTCCCGGCGCCAAATCTCGACGCAATCGCGGACTCAATCGCAGTCGAGGGGCCGCACAATAAGGAAAACGCCGTGATCGCGACCCAGGCGGCAATGCTGATGGGCGTCGATCCACTTTCGATCGCCGGCACGCTCGCGACATTCCCGGGATTGCCACACCGCATGGAGCTGATCGGTGCCCGGCGCGGCGTGAAATACGTGAACGATTCGAAGGCAACGAACGTGGCGGCGACGCTGGCGGCGCTCGGTTCATATTCGGGTGGTGCGCACGCGCTGATCGGTGGGTCTCCCAAGGGCGAGGACTTTTCGGTTTTGAAGGCCGCCGTGGAGCGGTCCTGCGCAGCTGTGTATCTGAACGGCGCGACAGCACCAGAACTGACAGCGGCGCTAGAAGGCGCGGCCGTACCGGTCCGCTCCTTCGACACACTCGACGAGGCCTTCGCCGCAGCCGCCGCAGCCGCGCGACAGGGCCAGACCGTGCTGCTCAGCCCCGCCGCAGCCAGTTTCGACCAGTTCAAGAACTACGAAGCGCGCGGCGAGCGCTTTCGAGAACTGGCCACGGCTGTCGCCGAGTAG
- the ftsW gene encoding putative lipid II flippase FtsW: protein MRIPRARTQKTSSRRTSPSKERTKSARAKVSKQTPDEQLLWTITIALFAAGAVMVYSASSGNAALAVGGDPTGYLKRYLIIGAAGLLIMRFASKIDLNRVREFTPLLLMAAFGMLVLVLLPGFGVEVNGARRWLGAGMLRFQPSEVMKIALVLYAAMLIAQNPKRVQSIGSLANPLFYVIGAAGGLIMLQPDMGTDLVIFSTLGLLLVAAGASLKDLAKVGAALAVLVLLMSILEPYRMARLTSFLNPAQDPTGAGYQSSQARIAIGSGGFFGVGLGESVQKIAYMPEAHTDMIIAVIGEELGLLGIGVLALLYIGLIYMGLRAAKNSRDIYARLLAVGITSLLASQTLLNFFAVLGMAPLTGVPLPFISYGGANLIIMLTAMGLLINVASGRHQARVRVIRGGGRSASHREARPHSQRKVAAAGAGSGTPSRTRGGHNENRRRSGGNGRSRRSGPGSR from the coding sequence ATGAGGATTCCGCGCGCCCGTACGCAGAAAACGAGTTCGAGGAGGACCTCTCCATCAAAGGAGAGGACCAAGTCTGCGCGCGCGAAGGTCAGCAAGCAGACGCCCGACGAGCAACTGCTCTGGACGATCACTATCGCGTTGTTCGCCGCAGGAGCCGTGATGGTCTATTCGGCGAGCTCTGGAAACGCGGCGCTGGCGGTGGGAGGAGATCCGACGGGATACCTCAAGCGCTACCTGATCATCGGAGCGGCGGGTCTGTTGATCATGCGCTTCGCGTCAAAAATCGACCTGAACCGCGTGCGCGAATTCACGCCGTTGCTTCTGATGGCCGCGTTCGGGATGCTTGTTCTCGTTTTGTTGCCCGGCTTTGGCGTCGAGGTCAACGGCGCCAGGCGCTGGCTTGGGGCCGGAATGCTCCGCTTCCAGCCGTCCGAGGTGATGAAGATCGCGCTCGTTCTCTACGCGGCAATGCTGATCGCGCAGAATCCAAAGCGCGTCCAGTCGATCGGATCGCTGGCAAATCCACTCTTCTACGTGATTGGCGCGGCGGGCGGACTGATCATGCTCCAGCCCGACATGGGGACCGATCTCGTGATCTTTTCGACGCTGGGCCTGTTGCTTGTCGCCGCCGGCGCAAGCCTGAAGGACCTGGCCAAGGTCGGCGCGGCGCTCGCGGTTCTTGTTCTGCTCATGAGCATCCTCGAGCCTTACCGAATGGCGAGACTGACCTCGTTCCTCAATCCAGCCCAGGACCCGACCGGCGCGGGCTACCAGTCGAGCCAGGCGCGGATCGCGATCGGCTCGGGTGGGTTCTTCGGAGTCGGCCTCGGCGAATCGGTGCAGAAGATTGCCTACATGCCGGAGGCGCACACAGACATGATCATCGCCGTGATCGGCGAGGAACTGGGGCTCTTGGGGATCGGCGTACTGGCGCTGCTTTACATCGGCCTGATCTACATGGGGCTGCGGGCTGCCAAGAACAGCCGCGACATCTATGCGCGCCTGTTGGCTGTCGGGATCACCTCGCTGCTCGCCTCGCAGACGCTGCTGAACTTCTTCGCCGTGCTGGGAATGGCGCCGCTCACCGGAGTGCCACTGCCATTCATCTCATACGGCGGCGCGAACCTGATCATCATGCTCACGGCAATGGGCCTGCTGATCAACGTCGCCTCCGGCAGGCATCAGGCGCGCGTCCGCGTGATCCGCGGCGGCGGTCGATCGGCCTCGCACAGAGAAGCACGCCCTCATTCGCAGCGCAAGGTCGCAGCAGCCGGAGCCGGTTCAGGAACTCCATCCAGGACTCGCGGGGGTCACAATGAAAATCGCCGTCGCAGCGGGGGGAACGGCCGGTCACGCCGTTCCGGCCCTGGCAGTCGCTGA
- a CDS encoding UDP-N-acetylglucosamine--N-acetylmuramyl-(pentapeptide) pyrophosphoryl-undecaprenol N-acetylglucosamine transferase — protein sequence MKIAVAAGGTAGHAVPALAVADALKERGAEVIFFGGERAEAELVPAAGYEFNQLTLAGLDRRNPLKALRAVWLAFRGVFTARKQLRAKGVVAVLAGGGYVAGPVGAAAVTLRLPLIVTEADAHLGIANKLLAPFARRVCLAFDLDSHNDEKYLVTGRPIALRHAGLTKPAAREKFGLPSEGRCLLVFGGSLGARNINRALLDAFEDGLPEGLMVLHLTGRGDHAAAKEILDSRPALAEAANAGRYRLLDFTSDFDLALEAADVSVCRAGGSIFELAAAGLPAILVPYPHATADHQALNAKWLTDGDAAVMVRDHDLNGTRLRELLDPMLADPARLEAMSQNALRLAMPDAADRIASELITAAEQA from the coding sequence ATGAAAATCGCCGTCGCAGCGGGGGGAACGGCCGGTCACGCCGTTCCGGCCCTGGCAGTCGCTGACGCGCTCAAAGAGCGCGGCGCAGAGGTCATTTTCTTCGGCGGTGAACGCGCCGAGGCCGAACTCGTGCCCGCGGCGGGTTACGAGTTCAACCAGCTGACGCTCGCGGGGCTTGATCGACGGAATCCGCTGAAGGCTCTGCGCGCCGTGTGGTTGGCGTTTCGCGGAGTGTTCACTGCGCGTAAGCAGTTGCGCGCCAAGGGCGTGGTCGCTGTGTTGGCAGGCGGCGGGTACGTCGCAGGTCCAGTCGGTGCGGCGGCGGTCACGTTGCGGCTGCCGTTGATTGTCACAGAGGCCGATGCGCATCTGGGCATCGCCAACAAGCTCCTCGCGCCGTTCGCTCGCCGGGTCTGCTTGGCCTTCGATCTCGATTCGCACAACGACGAGAAGTACCTCGTCACCGGTCGTCCGATTGCCCTGCGCCACGCGGGCCTGACCAAGCCGGCGGCGCGCGAGAAGTTCGGACTTCCCTCTGAGGGCCGATGCCTGCTGGTATTTGGCGGATCGCTCGGGGCTCGCAACATCAACCGTGCATTGCTCGATGCATTTGAGGACGGACTGCCCGAGGGCCTGATGGTTCTTCACCTGACCGGTCGCGGCGACCATGCGGCGGCCAAGGAGATTCTCGACTCCAGACCGGCCTTGGCCGAGGCAGCCAACGCCGGGCGCTACCGCCTGCTTGATTTCACGAGCGATTTCGATCTGGCGCTCGAAGCGGCCGACGTATCGGTCTGCCGCGCCGGCGGATCGATCTTCGAACTCGCTGCAGCGGGTCTGCCCGCGATCCTCGTGCCGTACCCGCACGCAACCGCCGATCATCAGGCGCTGAACGCGAAGTGGCTCACAGACGGCGACGCCGCGGTCATGGTCCGCGATCACGACCTGAACGGGACGCGTCTGCGCGAGCTGCTTGACCCGATGCTCGCCGATCCGGCTCGTCTTGAGGCAATGAGCCAGAACGCCCTGCGACTTGCAATGCCAGACGCCGCCGACCGTATTGCGAGCGAACTGATCACGGCCGCGGAGCAGGCTTGA
- the murC gene encoding UDP-N-acetylmuramate--L-alanine ligase encodes MSTVFTGRKLHLIGVGGVGMSGLAIAAQQLGADVTGSDREASSYTARLEQAGISVKIGQAAANLPEGAEVVISTAILDSNPELAAAREQRRKILHRSELLAELAATKPRCIAVAGSHGKTTTTAMIAHVLERLELKPSYFVGGEVTIGKRTTNAHLDDGDVVVIEADESDGSFLRYHPEIAVITNIEFEHPETWSGLDELIAAFRELAGNAKSVVISADQPRIDELALGDRATTFAPAPIAADLQATTITTPEDPALGSAFELGEEVIELGVRGEHNVKNALAAIAAVELVGVSRNDAAAALKSFVGVGRRFELIGETANGAVVYDDYAHHQTEIRAALTTARQTAQGGRVIAVFLPHLYSRTMSYAREFGESLTLADVVIVNDIYPARERAEDFPGITGWLIATRTADAAPGKPVYYEPTFDDAVELLERILEPGDLCITIGAGDVYRVANRLTGRTP; translated from the coding sequence TTGAGCACGGTATTCACAGGGCGAAAGCTGCACCTGATCGGCGTCGGTGGCGTCGGGATGAGCGGACTCGCGATCGCGGCGCAGCAGCTTGGAGCCGATGTGACCGGGTCCGATCGCGAGGCCTCGTCGTACACCGCGCGGCTCGAGCAGGCTGGAATTTCCGTGAAGATCGGTCAGGCCGCTGCAAATCTTCCCGAAGGTGCCGAGGTCGTGATCTCAACCGCGATCCTCGACTCGAACCCCGAGCTCGCCGCCGCCCGCGAACAGAGACGGAAGATTCTTCATCGCTCCGAGTTGCTGGCCGAGCTCGCTGCAACCAAGCCGCGCTGCATCGCCGTCGCAGGTAGCCACGGCAAGACCACGACGACGGCGATGATCGCCCACGTGCTCGAGCGGCTCGAGCTGAAGCCTTCCTATTTTGTTGGCGGCGAGGTGACGATCGGCAAGCGCACGACCAATGCGCATTTGGACGACGGAGACGTCGTCGTGATCGAGGCCGATGAGTCAGACGGCTCGTTTCTTCGCTATCACCCCGAGATCGCAGTGATCACAAACATCGAGTTCGAACACCCGGAGACCTGGAGTGGTCTTGACGAATTGATCGCTGCATTCCGTGAGCTTGCGGGCAACGCCAAGTCCGTCGTCATCTCGGCCGATCAGCCGCGGATCGACGAACTTGCGCTGGGAGACCGAGCGACCACGTTTGCACCAGCTCCGATCGCCGCGGACCTTCAGGCAACGACGATCACGACTCCGGAGGATCCGGCGCTGGGCAGTGCCTTCGAGCTGGGCGAAGAGGTGATCGAGCTCGGTGTCCGCGGGGAGCACAACGTCAAGAACGCGCTTGCAGCGATCGCCGCCGTTGAGCTGGTCGGAGTTTCCCGCAACGATGCAGCTGCTGCGCTGAAGTCCTTTGTCGGCGTCGGCCGTCGCTTCGAACTGATAGGCGAGACCGCGAACGGCGCGGTCGTGTACGACGACTACGCCCATCACCAGACCGAGATCCGCGCAGCGTTGACGACGGCTCGCCAGACCGCCCAGGGTGGCCGCGTGATCGCGGTTTTTCTCCCGCACCTCTACTCGCGGACGATGTCCTACGCCCGGGAGTTCGGCGAATCACTCACGCTCGCCGATGTAGTGATCGTCAACGACATCTATCCAGCCCGAGAGCGCGCCGAAGACTTTCCGGGAATCACAGGCTGGCTGATCGCCACCAGGACCGCTGACGCGGCGCCTGGAAAGCCGGTGTATTACGAACCGACCTTTGACGACGCCGTCGAACTGCTTGAGCGAATCCTCGAGCCCGGCGACCTCTGCATAACCATCGGCGCGGGCGACGTCTACCGGGTCGCCAACAGACTGACCGGAAGGACCCCATGA